The proteins below are encoded in one region of Candidatus Brocadiaceae bacterium:
- a CDS encoding ethylbenzene dehydrogenase-related protein yields MIKAFKKWPIGFGVVVMSIVTFGRGTELFAQTSHLFRTYRHEVPQKLTESPDAVAEGKKIYEKRCWYCHGIKGGGDGPASKTMFPKPRNFTRNEYKVRSTPFGSVPTDEDLFRIISSGIEGTAMPFWNTISEKERWQVIYYIKTFNDQFQTDGKPEVLKVGDVSSTPESIEKGRELFKEMKCINCHGDDGRGNGPLTVALQTEWDMPYRARDINKGWTFKGGNKASDIYRTISTGFNETPMGSYVEIITDEDRWHVAHYVESIAKDMDSDVVVKVKLIEEGELPEDHADERWDTARIMEIPLAGQIVAGPRQWWPAVDAISIRALYNESEIAFLLEWDDSTNMQEEVLRDGVSVQFPTKIPESLQKPYFGMGGGGGSVNLWYWKAYWQEGFAKAIEAPVSEPGSIAELNAKGFKKITPQPPEAQDVLAKGVYENGRWKVVLKRKLKTEDAKKDIQFEVGKLIPVAFAIWDGSNGDVGAQKSISAWYYIILEQPASNTIYIYVLAAILMGASVELWFVARLRRFPPKLEEEQG; encoded by the coding sequence ATGATAAAAGCATTTAAAAAATGGCCGATTGGTTTTGGTGTGGTTGTGATGTCTATCGTAACATTCGGGCGAGGTACGGAACTTTTTGCCCAGACATCTCATTTGTTCCGTACATACAGGCACGAGGTGCCGCAAAAACTGACAGAATCGCCTGACGCTGTTGCTGAAGGCAAGAAAATCTATGAAAAAAGATGCTGGTATTGCCATGGAATTAAAGGAGGCGGAGACGGACCCGCTTCTAAAACCATGTTTCCAAAACCCAGAAACTTTACAAGAAACGAGTATAAGGTTCGTTCTACTCCGTTCGGTTCAGTTCCAACTGATGAAGATTTATTCAGGATTATTTCCAGCGGAATAGAAGGGACCGCCATGCCGTTTTGGAATACGATAAGCGAAAAAGAGCGTTGGCAGGTAATTTACTATATAAAAACTTTTAATGATCAGTTCCAAACGGACGGAAAGCCAGAGGTGTTAAAGGTCGGGGACGTCTCTTCTACGCCAGAAAGTATTGAAAAGGGGAGGGAGCTGTTTAAAGAAATGAAGTGTATTAACTGTCATGGAGACGATGGCAGAGGGAATGGGCCGCTGACCGTAGCATTGCAAACTGAATGGGATATGCCTTATCGCGCCAGAGATATCAATAAGGGATGGACCTTTAAAGGTGGAAATAAAGCATCAGATATTTATCGGACAATCTCTACAGGTTTTAATGAAACTCCTATGGGTTCTTATGTTGAAATAATAACCGATGAAGATCGCTGGCATGTTGCCCATTATGTGGAAAGTATTGCAAAGGATATGGATTCTGATGTCGTAGTTAAGGTAAAGCTGATAGAAGAAGGGGAACTGCCTGAAGACCATGCAGATGAGCGATGGGATACAGCGCGTATCATGGAAATACCACTGGCAGGGCAAATTGTTGCTGGCCCACGACAGTGGTGGCCTGCGGTAGATGCTATTTCGATTCGAGCCTTGTATAATGAAAGTGAGATAGCATTCTTACTCGAGTGGGATGATTCGACGAACATGCAGGAAGAGGTTCTGAGAGATGGGGTTTCGGTGCAGTTTCCTACAAAGATTCCTGAATCATTGCAGAAACCTTATTTTGGGATGGGAGGAGGCGGCGGCTCAGTTAATTTATGGTATTGGAAGGCCTACTGGCAAGAGGGTTTTGCCAAGGCAATAGAAGCTCCTGTGAGTGAACCAGGGAGCATTGCAGAACTCAATGCCAAGGGATTTAAGAAGATAACCCCTCAGCCGCCGGAAGCTCAGGATGTCTTGGCGAAGGGAGTATATGAGAATGGTAGATGGAAGGTTGTTTTGAAACGAAAATTAAAAACAGAAGATGCAAAGAAGGATATTCAATTTGAGGTTGGAAAGCTGATTCCCGTAGCATTTGCTATCTGGGATGGCTCCAACGGAGATGTGGGTGCGCAAAAATCAATTTCTGCATGGTACTACATTATTCTTGAGCAGCCTGCATCCAATACCATTTATATTTATGTGCTGGCAGCTATTCTTATGGGGGCAAGCGTAGAGCTGTGGTTTGTGGCAAGGCTACGTAGATTCCCGCCGAAACTTGAAGAAGAGCAGGGATAG
- a CDS encoding cytochrome c: MANKRSPFLMIRVIAAVVFLYMFLKYASPKIFQFLMAKDHLMPTPSTLMTWYMIMGVLAGLVYATTSNQKLVDFLGFLLPGSGPAIKFILQKVLFVAFPVIVGWFVYSWVLPGAASPVELRIQHPTLPQKYEKLSNPYREADEATQRAVIEEGKILFQTYCRPCHGSKADGNGPFANSFRLRPINFQDPGTISTVVDNFAFWRIKEGGPGLPSESTPWDSAMPAWEDDLTDDEIWKIIMGEYDTAGVMPRQTEEVHH; this comes from the coding sequence ATGGCTAATAAACGCAGTCCTTTTTTGATGATACGAGTAATAGCTGCCGTTGTTTTCTTATATATGTTTCTGAAGTATGCTTCTCCGAAGATCTTTCAGTTTTTAATGGCGAAAGATCATTTAATGCCTACGCCTAGTACCTTAATGACCTGGTATATGATTATGGGGGTACTGGCCGGTTTGGTGTACGCGACTACCAGCAATCAAAAGCTTGTGGATTTCTTGGGTTTTTTATTACCTGGTAGTGGTCCGGCAATAAAATTTATATTGCAGAAAGTGCTTTTTGTGGCTTTCCCTGTAATTGTGGGCTGGTTTGTATATTCCTGGGTGCTTCCTGGCGCTGCTTCTCCGGTAGAGCTGAGGATTCAACATCCGACATTGCCGCAGAAATATGAAAAGCTTTCGAACCCATATCGAGAGGCGGACGAGGCAACTCAGCGGGCGGTTATAGAGGAAGGAAAAATTCTTTTTCAAACATACTGTCGTCCGTGTCATGGTTCCAAGGCAGATGGTAATGGGCCGTTTGCAAATTCATTCCGTTTGAGACCTATTAATTTTCAAGATCCCGGGACAATTTCAACGGTTGTAGACAATTTTGCGTTTTGGAGAATTAAGGAAGGTGGACCAGGTCTCCCTTCTGAATCTACACCATGGGATTCTGCAATGCCCGCATGGGAAGACGATTTAACAGATGATGAAATTTGGAAGATTATTATGGGTGAATATGACACGGCAGGTGTGATGCCAAGGCAGACGGAAGAAGTTCATCATTAA
- a CDS encoding c-type cytochrome, which yields MNKTMLKIAGFGVAVIGFYIYVTMYVAGLSGGGAGGGATGISPEAGESIFWGDGQCSTCHKIGTSGSATRGPDQEGLADRAEGRAKELGLASGLEYLVESIVTPSKYVVEGYDDIMPKVYDPPIVLSREKILAVIAYLQTLGGEANIDAIMKYKDQIPEASKKKVKEWVPPIEIDPEAGKEVFFNEDLDVTCGKCHVVNGQGNKVGPELTGIGAVQTPEYFVESILKPSAVIVKGYETVYVITTDGLPYNGLIKSDSDEELVLLQEESGDIEEIVIPKEEIEVMKKQEVSIMPGNIGELLSVQDFYAVISFLRSLK from the coding sequence ATGAATAAGACTATGTTAAAAATTGCTGGTTTTGGAGTTGCGGTTATAGGGTTCTATATCTATGTCACTATGTATGTTGCTGGATTGTCTGGCGGAGGAGCTGGGGGTGGTGCTACGGGAATAAGTCCTGAAGCAGGTGAAAGTATTTTCTGGGGAGACGGGCAGTGTAGCACCTGCCATAAGATTGGAACGAGTGGAAGTGCTACAAGGGGGCCTGATCAGGAGGGGCTGGCTGACAGGGCGGAAGGCCGGGCAAAAGAGTTGGGGTTGGCTTCTGGTTTGGAATATCTCGTGGAATCGATTGTTACTCCCTCTAAGTATGTCGTTGAGGGATACGATGATATTATGCCAAAGGTCTACGACCCTCCTATCGTGCTTTCTCGGGAAAAAATTCTGGCTGTAATTGCGTATCTTCAGACTCTTGGGGGTGAAGCTAATATTGACGCCATTATGAAATATAAGGATCAGATACCGGAAGCCTCAAAAAAGAAGGTGAAGGAGTGGGTGCCGCCGATTGAAATAGACCCCGAGGCGGGCAAAGAGGTGTTCTTTAATGAAGACCTTGACGTTACCTGCGGTAAATGCCATGTAGTGAATGGGCAGGGGAATAAGGTTGGGCCAGAGCTTACCGGTATTGGCGCGGTTCAGACGCCGGAATATTTTGTTGAATCAATACTCAAGCCAAGCGCTGTTATCGTGAAAGGCTATGAGACGGTCTATGTGATAACCACTGATGGTTTGCCATACAATGGCTTGATAAAAAGCGACTCAGATGAAGAGCTGGTGTTGTTGCAGGAAGAAAGTGGAGACATTGAAGAAATTGTTATACCAAAAGAGGAAATTGAAGTGATGAAGAAACAGGAAGTTTCTATCATGCCGGGAAATATTGGTGAGTTGTTAAGTGTCCAAGATTTTTACGCAGTTATATCCTTTTTACGCAGTTTGAAATAG